The segment GTAGCATTACCACTTTAAACATTGAGTCCAACTTCATAACAGGAAAGGGAATTGTTGCCATCATACGCTGCCTCCAGTTCAATGAGACCCTCACAGAGCTGCGCTTCCATAACCAGAGGCACATGCTGGGTCATCATGCAGAGATGGAGATTTCACGCCTGCTCAAGGCCAACAACACCCTCTTGAAAATGGGCTACCACTTTGAGCAGCCAGGGCCGAGAATGGTGGTGACCAACCTTTTGACCAGGAATCTTGACCGTCAGAGACAGCTGaggaaggaggagcagaagcagcagcaactGAAGGAGCAGAGACAGGTGATGCAGATGTATGAGAACAGTCTAAACCTGCCTCCCGGTTTGCTTGAGATGCTGGGGTATGTACCCCCCTTGGAACTCTTGCAGAAGCATGGTCTTGTCCCGCCATCTCTCGAACTGAGCGCTCTACCTCAAGAGGACCCACAGCCCCAGAAGCAGCtcaaacacacttcaaacaACAGCATTCCAAAGCCACCCAGCGCTGAACCAGCAAACCCATTAAAGGACATTCAGCTGAAGAGGACTCCAAAGAAGCGTAACCCTCTTCTGGAGCTGGACCCGAGGGAAGACCAGAAACAAGAGAGGCCAAGTTTCCAACTGAAGAAGACCCCTAGAGTGAAGGACACAGGCAATGGAGAGATGGGTGATGACAGAGCCAACCTGAAGGATGTGATAAAGACTTTGAAGCCTGTCCCTCGGAGACGAGAGCCACCAAAGGTTGAACTTACACCCCGCGATCATCTCCTAAACGAGATCAAACAGAGCAATGTGGCCTATCTCAAATCTGTAAGTACTCCAGTATCTCATAGTAGTGTTGAGTCTTTCCTGAGTTCATAAGTACTCGTTTGATTTATGAGGTTACGCAACATTATCAACTGTTACATTAGGAATCAAATGGTCATGCACTTGGATCTTACATGACTCGATATCATGTATACTGTCAATGAAATACAAGCTGCTTGACAaattctttgcctttttttctccttgtagGTGCCACTCCCTAAAATACTGGAATCAAGTGAAACCAGTCTCATCTGAGAAAGAAGTCTATAGCACCAGCTGTGTTTGTTCGTCATATGTTTCACTTCCTCCCcagattttcaaattttcttaaatctaaaaaaaggacaaaaaaaaaaaaaaaaaaaagccagtacGCCTGACCAGGCAGATTGTGTGTTTTGCGATATGTGGACTTTGTCAATTAACTGCACAAAATAAGAGTGAATTAAATAGCCATTATATATGAAACATATTGAGTGAGTCTTGTTACAACTCTGTAATATTATCTAGCAGCTGTTTTCTTTAGCAAGTCACAGTGATAAAGGCAGAAATGtaacatttaaatacaagacACTTGGCAATAGTCCCTTTTGAAAATCATTTGAAAATCATTACCTTTTCATCATGCAGTGTTTAATAATATATGGCGGATCCCTTTGGTAAAATTATATCATTTTGTCCACAAAGGACTTAATTGCCTGCTATCCTCTAAAAAGTGTATCTGCTATCATTTATGTGTTATCAGGGCAATAGCTCACTGTAGTGGTGTTGCCGGTTTCAAACTAGAAAATGCATCTCCTGGAAGTCATCATTATGCCTCTTGTTGCTATTTTTTCAACTGACTGTATGAAAATAATGAGCAGGGGGTAAATTAGCATATACTAGTTGAATGTTTCACAGAATAACATGCAAAGCACGTCAGACTCATTCGTAAATTATGTTAAAACAATGCAGTACATCCATGCTCACACTGACAAGTCACTGCAGAAGACTTTGCTTCACAAATCAGGTAAACTTTATTATCATAGTGGACAGCAGTGTGTTGCTTCCAGTTCTGTGGTTTTCTGCATCACtactcaaaaatgaaaaacaagtcaCATAAAAACATAGATATTATGGCATCCATATAGACATTCCCTCTGAACTGCCACTTGTGAGATTTGCATGCACAACTCGTAGttaatgtgcatgtgttaaAAGCAAGAGGAGCTGCACCTGCACCTACTATTAGGAATAGCAATACAAAATGTACACAGTTACAGATTATAGGTTTCCTTTTGCTTTTTCAGAGGAGAAAAGGTGCATTATATCCCAACAGAGAATGATAACATTACGGGAATCTCTGTATAGTTCCACATTTAATTATGTAAAGGGACACTATGATGCATTTAACTTCTGTTGATGAAATAATTTTTTCTAAGTGCCAAATTATATGCTTCCAAAATTGCACCCATTTACAGTTTCTGCATGCTTGCAGACACAtcaaaaataagttaaaaaaaaaaaaaataataaaacagacatGTACACACTATGACCTAACAGATAATAAAGCTGCACGTGCCATTCATTTTTCAGTATTGCATAGCTGTGATCAGAGGGTATTTACTCAAGCTAATCTGTATGGTCAGGAACCATATGCACATAACTTTTAGACCTCCTTCTTGAACATATTAACTCTTGAGGCAAACTGGTCTCAGATCAGTACTCCACAATAGCAAAACACCTTTCTTATACACACCTTGAAGTGACAAGATGGGACTTATTGCTGTTTAATTAGCAATTAATAGTTTAATAAGAGCCGGGGGACTAGTTTGACTCTGATTCTACTTATTAGTGAGAAGAAAATTACACTATATGCTCAAATATTTGAGGTAGCAAACTGAAtggatctgattttttttttttttttgttactccaGTACAAACAGAATTAGTAATGTTTTGAAACTACAATTACAGCTAATTGTGTCAAGGTGCAACAAATACTGCATTCTCACATGCACCTTTTTGGAACAAACACCATCTCATCATATATAATGAAGTGCACCGTCAGCAGCTGACGGAAATGCAGCTCAcacaatgaaaatatgtttCGTGTTTGGTTTAGCAACATTTTTGGACACAGGACGCACACAGGAATGTCTAAACCTTTGGTAACCGTGCCCAGTGCCTCTCAACGTTCAATCCACAGTGACTGTGCAAGTCTTGTAATCTTGTTGTAAACCTATCTATTGGCTTTAAATGGGGTGTTCTAACAAATGTATAGGGGAATAAAttcaacaaaatgcaaaatcatgTCTTGATGATTAGTATTGGAATGCAAACATCGATTGTTTTATAAGGGTGATACAAACTTGACACTTGGGATGGTGCTATAGAAATATGATTCTATTGTGTATGAGGCTGACAAACCTTGGCACACTTTTGACCTTTTACTCCTTAAGTTTGCTTTCAATGAAATCCTGAATCTTGTTCATTCTCTCCTCCTGTTGATCCAGGAGGTCCAGGATGATGCCCATAGGTGACTTCTTAAGCCCGACGCCCTCAATCTTGTTCTCCAGTCTGTTCTTCATGTTGCGCAGTCTCAGTGAAGCATGGACCAGGATCACTACAGGAACAATAACAAGGAGCTGTTTATTTCTAAagctaaaaattaaaatgataaaagtcTATGCAAAAATAACCAGAGTTTGACTCTGACGTTAAAGCTGAGATCAAGGACAGGagtatttttttattccccTGTCAGACAGATTGTGAATGCATGACATCAGCCAGTAAATTCAGTTCTGTCTAGATCAACAATCCATAGCAACCCGTCAACAGAGGCAGCGGTGGGCAGGCCTCCTGGGAAGGGCTCTGACTGCCCTGCCTCCCCACCAAAACGTTACAGCTGCTGAATTTGCTCTAAGAACCAAAGCCATCAGTTATCTGAGCCACTCTGCCGAGCACAATGCCTGCTCTAACCGGCTCTAAGCATATTCTCAGCTGTTCAATTCTGAAATGTCTTCAGCACAGCCTGCAGAAAGGAAGGGAAATGTTTAATATTCTTCACTATGAATGCATTCGACATGAAAGTAATACATGGTGTCCAAATTCCATACAGTgagtcagagtgagagaggttGGAAAAACTTGCTTGTGTGCAGAACAACCTCAATTATGCCTCACTCTGTGACTCATCATCCCCATATATCATTAGCCAACAAGTATGAATGTAATTTGCTATAGGGTAAAAGACACCTTGATGTTCATGTTAGGGTAGGCCTACTCCCTTAAAAACAGTAAGCCTGACAAGTTGGCCAGTTTTTCCTGATCACGTCAGCTGAAGACCTCTAACCTCTAAATCTCTCCTGGCAAAACGGTGCACATCAGGGGCAAAAGCCAAGGCGCTGCTATATATTTTCGGATGGCCCGTAACGCAATCTCTGCACTTCATTTTTGTCTGCTCTCCTTCCCTTAACTGGCCTgcattaatcaaaaaaaaaaaaaaaaaaaaaaaactcagccaCTGTTAACAAACTCATGCAAACTCAGCAAGAGAGCACTCATGCAAGTGATATTTCCCAGCAGTATTGAGACAGCATACAGTTGTCCCTAAATTAGTCTATTGTCAAGCAATTTAACTCTGCACATTAATGAAGTGGGCAATATTTCATTACTTATCTAATGCCACAAAGTTTTCATGTCTTTCGCACCAAGTCCAAATTATGATCAGGCAGGAGATAGATTCAAGCATGTGTGCATTTCTATGCTCTTCCACATAACAAAATCCAAAGTGTAATTTTGGGAACCTAAAGggaattataaaaaaataaaaataacagataCCTCCATTTATCCCATGTTCTGATGAAGCCTATATGCTCTGTACAGATTGCCCAGGCCATGCGCTTTAACTGAATACTtggaaatatgtgaaatatatCCCTCCTAGACATACATTGGTCTTACATGAGACATTTAGATGATCCTAAATGTAAACAGTAATAAGACAAGACATTTGCACGTGAAAAGTAAACATTAAACCCTCTGGGATAAAGTGAGACTCACACAGCAAAGGGAAGGTGATTCCAAAGATGAAGACCATCACTCCGCCACACAGCGACAGCAGGAAATAACTGGTGATCATGACCCCAAAGACGAACAGAGTGGGGTTCTTCCTTTTAAAGTTCTTGATCATGGCCTTGTTCTCTCCGGCCCACACTGAACCCATGAAGACCAGAGTCACCACAGCTCCTCCCAGAAACATGCCAAATGGGTTCAGGAACCTggttattgaaaaaaaaaacaaaaacaaaaaaaaaaaacaaaaacaaaaacaaataaataaataaacatgagaaCACATAAAAGGCATTCCTCCGGGTAATTAAATTTTGAAAGAACAGCACAACCTGCTGGTGGTAATGGCAACAACTAACATTCTGGCCAGTTTGGTTTTAAACCATATGAGGGCTTAGATGCCTGCAGCAGGGCCTACACTCAGGATTTCCACTACATCACTCTCTATTTAAAGGGGCCTATCAAGCCAGCTAGACAACTTAGCAACCATGCTATGTGACTGAGGCAACTTGTAGCATCTTTGTCATCACCCAGCAGGTTGAAAAACACTGCATGTAGAGATGCAAAAGATAATTTTACAATACAGAAACCAAGATTCCTCAGTGTTACAACTATAGGAAAATCTGAAACATATATGAACCTGATTCTAGCATTTATCTACTGAACAAAAAAGTGtggagaggatgatgatgatcagcATCTTTAGTCCGTACACAGGCCATGCAAATCCTTGGtaagacagacagcagcaggataGAGCGGAACAATGATGACCAGCACCACAAATAGCCTGTGTGGTCAGGATATGGGTGTGGGTCAGGAGGCAGGCCAATTAGACAGACGAGCAGAGCTGTTAGCCGCCGCTAGCATGCTCGCAGCTCTTACCCCACAATCAGGAAGACCACGATGGCCACGGCGAAGTAATTTGTCTGGTAGTACAACAAATTGCTGATCACTCTGTTGTTCCATTTGGTTAAATCTGCGAAGTCGGGTTTGGCAAAGCGGTCCGCTCCGGGGAAGAAATCATCCCATGGTCTGAGTGGTGCAAGCTCCATCCTTGCCATCGCTAAGTGTGTACACACTGCGTAATATTTTGACACACCAGCTGATCAACGAGCCAGGATGAGGGGTCAAAAAGCTCGTGCTCTCTCTCGGATTCTCGCGAGAGTCGGGCGCACTGTGGGGAGTGTTCGCACATCAGGGTTGcgtagtgtttttttctgaattacgCAGATGCGCAGGAGAGTCGGAGGCAGCGCGAGCCGCTATTTGGGGCGCAGTAGCGACGCGCGCGAGCACAGCAGCTAGCATCGAGGACATGGGACCGTGAAAGTATGGCGGATGCTGTGGAGCCGTGAGTATCAATGGATGAAAACTGTCAAATTAGCGACCCAAAACTCACGCACTTTGTCATAAACCCGCCGTGACTCAACCCCGTTTCCCTTTCTGCCTccagggagaagaaaagaaggcGAATAGAGGACCTGACTGAGAAGTTAGTTGACGAATGCTAAATAGAGGTCTCTGACTGACAGCAGGTTTGCGTTGCACATCGAGCAGCGACTGCTGGGCcaggaaaaaataatgaagagtctgactgacagacactacccagtttgctgtttgtttggtttaCAAGTCGCTCAGTGTGTCCAAGTCAGGGTGTCAGACCAGACAGGCATGTGTACCAACCATGCACTACACACAGCCTGGTTGCAAGTGAAAAAGCAGGTTGCAGTGATAATCGCACTGCGGCTCAGTAAGAAGTTAACACCAGACAAGGTTGTTATGAGTCAGTAGCAATACACTGACCTGATTATTATGGGTGACGTGCACAACAGATAAAATATTGAATGATAGCCTGCAGATGGCTATAGCTTGGTGTTTGCACAGTATTTGTCTGCGTTCATTTGATTATTCCTCATAGCAGCTAATAATTGGACAACGTCTACACTGATCTCCTGTTAAGACATTAAGACTGGTAGCAGCATCAGAAAATCCATCTGTCAGTGGTTTAAACTGGGGACAGTGGTAACTAAGGAACTAAATGGACCAATTGTTGGTTGATGGGCAGCAGAGCATTTTTCTTGTGTCCAGAATGGCCGTGGATGGTGGACACAGGGACGGTGCTTGTGACTGGGATGGCCGCTGGAACCATGTGAAGAAGTTTTTGGAGAGACCCGGTCCATTCACCCATCCTGACTTCGAGCCGAGCACTGAGGTGACAAAGATGTGCACAGTTGTTCATCTATTAAACTGTCATTCCAGTGTGCTCAGGCTAAGCTCTGCACCGTGCATCATCTTAAAATACGTTTTGAATGCAAAcattacattgttttgttttttaacgtCAGTCCCTACAGTTCTTGTTGGAGACATGCAAAATTCTTGTCATAGGAGCAGGAGGACTTGGATGTGAACTACTCAAAAACCTGGTAGGAAATAGTTGAAATCAATTATACTGATTGTGCTGATGTACTTATTCAGGAAATTTCAACAGAGCATGCTCATGCACAAACTCTCTTAATTGCTTTTGTCTGTGGTCATTTAAAGTCCTTATGTGCCCTTGCCTCATTTGTAGGCCCTCTCTGGGTTTCGACTTATTCACGTGGTTGACATGGACACGATTGACCTGTCTAACCTCAACAGGCAGTTCCTCTTCAGGTATGttcttcttttatgtttttgagtGTGAAAACGAATGAAAATGATTTCTGCGTAGTGTCACCACACTTTTGTTGCAATGATGCTCATTCAGGGTAGAAGTGGAGGATTGTGGGAGTTAGGTAAAAATGTGCTGCTTGGGTTCAgataattattttctttaacaCAGGATTTGTAGTCTGTTTGCTCAAGTATTGTGAATTTAAGTGAAATATGATAGCTCACAGGTGTAACGCATGAGTGATGGAAAGAGTCATCCCTGACTGATGCACCTGAAACTGCCTCTTGGAGACTGAAGCACCATAGCAATAGCACCGTgataaacatcagcacaaaaatagCATTTCGTCTCACATGTCCTGATAACTTAAATGCCAATCTGTTTAGGCCCAAAGATGTGGGGCGGCCAAAGGCAGAAGTGGCTGCTGACTTTATCAACAGTCGTATCCCTGGATGTAAAGTTGTCCCGTATCCTTTGAAGCTACAGTTTACACTTAAGTGTTGACCATAGAATATTATTGAATGTCAGTAACATAGAACAACTTAGTTTTTTAGTGTCCATTGTGTAAACTGTTTTGATCAGCATTTTTATTCTTCCTTAATAACATGCACAGTCACTTTAACAAGATCCAGGACTTTGATGAGTCTTTCTACAGGCGTAAGTGTAATACAAATCTCTGCACTTGCCCAATATATCAAGACAACAGTGCaataaatgtgatgtttttaaatgccTTGTTTGTCTTTGTAGAATTCCACATCATCGTTTGTGGACTGGACTCCATCATCGCCAGACGTTGGATGAATGGCATGTTGGTGTGTATTTCTTACATGTAAACTTTGTTTTTAGTGTGCGTGTGttatctctgtgttttctaTCCATACACGCATGAATGGAAATGTGTATTACATGACGGCGTATTAGGACCATTATAGGGAGAAAAATTTATGGAGCTGGGAGAGGGGGATaatattttgaggaaaaaactcagagtttcaGAAGTTAAAgatgtaaatttatgagaaaaaactcatttagcccagaatcacactattgttttcttctgaatgtCTCTTCAATGTCCAGATGCTTATGATAAAATTGCGAtactgggctaaaatcaccactatttccttgttactaaatctaATAGTATAAAACTATTTTTggggctttttttcttttaaatttgtgcctttataatctcagaatttttcattttttttctcataaatgtacagctttaatttaagaattttctcattttttcttgtaaatttttgagtttcttcttgtaaatttgccactttaatctcacTTTAATAACCAAGTAACATGAGAATTTcgcagtttgggatcaataaagtaaatctatctatctgtctatctatctatctatcca is part of the Myripristis murdjan chromosome 7, fMyrMur1.1, whole genome shotgun sequence genome and harbors:
- the LOC115362418 gene encoding PRA1 family protein 3-like gives rise to the protein MARMELAPLRPWDDFFPGADRFAKPDFADLTKWNNRVISNLLYYQTNYFAVAIVVFLIVGFLNPFGMFLGGAVVTLVFMGSVWAGENKAMIKNFKRKNPTLFVFGVMITSYFLLSLCGGVMVFIFGITFPLLLILVHASLRLRNMKNRLENKIEGVGLKKSPMGIILDLLDQQEERMNKIQDFIESKLKE